In Pengzhenrongella sicca, a single genomic region encodes these proteins:
- a CDS encoding zinc-dependent alcohol dehydrogenase, whose product MRAFVLTGPREFGVQDVPAPVARPGQVVVDIERVGVCGTDVEFFTGEMHYLHTGQAAYPMLLGHEWCGTVSSVGAGVDPSWLGRRTTGDTMLGCGECYRCRSGRHHVCGRRHEIGIRGGWRGALAEQLLVPAVALHALPDAVDVVAGALVEPGGNALRAVRGAALSPGMRVLVLGPGTIGLLAALFARAAGAQVHLMGRSERSLGFARTLGFAGVWPGDGLPALAWDAVIDASNAPALPARAVDLVEPGRRVVFVGLAGTPSTVDTRLLALKDVTAVGILGGSAGLAGAIEQYAAGAVDPRPLVAATVGLERAGEVLGGWRPRDEVSAAPKIHVDPRI is encoded by the coding sequence GGGCCTTCGTGCTGACGGGGCCGCGCGAGTTCGGGGTCCAGGACGTGCCCGCGCCGGTCGCGAGGCCCGGCCAGGTGGTCGTCGACATCGAGCGGGTCGGGGTCTGCGGGACGGACGTCGAGTTCTTCACGGGCGAGATGCACTACCTGCACACCGGCCAGGCGGCATACCCGATGCTGCTCGGGCACGAGTGGTGCGGCACGGTCTCGTCGGTCGGCGCCGGCGTGGACCCGAGCTGGCTCGGCCGGCGCACGACGGGCGACACCATGCTCGGGTGCGGCGAGTGCTACCGCTGCCGCAGCGGGCGGCACCACGTGTGCGGGCGGCGGCACGAGATCGGGATCCGCGGCGGCTGGCGGGGGGCGCTCGCCGAGCAGCTGCTCGTGCCCGCGGTCGCGCTGCACGCGCTGCCCGACGCCGTCGACGTCGTCGCGGGTGCGCTCGTCGAGCCGGGCGGGAACGCGCTGCGGGCGGTGCGGGGCGCCGCGCTCTCCCCCGGCATGCGGGTCCTCGTGCTCGGGCCCGGCACGATCGGGCTCCTCGCCGCGCTGTTCGCGCGGGCGGCCGGGGCACAGGTGCACCTGATGGGCCGGTCAGAGCGCTCGCTGGGGTTCGCCCGGACGCTCGGCTTCGCCGGGGTGTGGCCCGGGGACGGCTTGCCCGCGCTCGCCTGGGACGCGGTCATCGACGCCTCGAACGCGCCCGCCCTGCCCGCCCGCGCGGTCGACCTCGTCGAGCCTGGTCGGCGCGTCGTGTTCGTGGGACTCGCCGGGACCCCGAGCACGGTCGACACGCGGCTGCTCGCGCTCAAGGACGTGACGGCGGTGGGCATCCTCGGCGGGTCGGCCGGCCTGGCGGGCGCGATCGAGCAGTACGCGGCCGGCGCCGTCGACCCGCGCCCGCTCGTGGCGGCGACCGTCGGGCTCGAGCGGGCGGGCGAGGTGCTCGGCGGCTGGCGGCCGCGGGACGAGGTGAGCGCCGCACCGAAGATTCACGTCGACCCCCGGATCTGA
- a CDS encoding ArsR/SmtB family transcription factor, with product MPPLPALALTAAEPTASCAPLTRAPLGARDAVDLARVVKALADPARLRLISLISAHEGGEACVCDLIEPLGLSQPTVSHHLKVLVDAGLLTRDKRGVWAFYAIVPQALSALAAVLDAGLTAPASAAPADA from the coding sequence ATGCCGCCGCTCCCCGCCCTCGCCCTCACCGCTGCGGAGCCGACCGCGAGCTGCGCCCCGCTCACGCGGGCCCCGCTCGGCGCTCGGGACGCCGTCGACCTTGCGCGGGTCGTCAAGGCCCTCGCCGACCCCGCCCGGCTGCGTCTCATCTCGCTGATCTCGGCGCACGAAGGCGGCGAGGCGTGCGTGTGCGACCTGATCGAACCGCTCGGCCTCAGTCAGCCGACCGTCTCCCACCACCTGAAGGTGCTGGTGGACGCCGGCCTGCTCACCCGCGACAAGCGCGGCGTCTGGGCGTTCTACGCGATCGTGCCGCAGGCGTTGAGCGCCCTCGCGGCCGTCCTGGACGCCGGGCTCACCGCGCCCGCGAGCGCCGCACCCGCCGACGCATGA
- a CDS encoding GNAT family N-acetyltransferase: protein MTARTERTAAAPAPVDAAPVVAAPAPVVAALTAAEWPAVRAIYAAGIATGHATFESEPPSWAAFDAAKLAAHRLVAQAEAGGEVIGWTAAIATSDRCAYAGVVEHSLYVDARARGRGVGGVLLRALIASTESAGIWTIQSGVFVENEASLALHRSAGFRVVGHRERVARMAYGPLAGRWRDVVLLERRSPVAGA, encoded by the coding sequence ATGACCGCGCGCACCGAGCGCACGGCCGCAGCACCGGCGCCCGTCGACGCAGCGCCCGTCGTCGCGGCGCCCGCGCCCGTCGTCGCGGCGCTCACCGCGGCCGAGTGGCCCGCCGTCCGGGCGATCTACGCCGCCGGCATCGCGACCGGCCACGCGACGTTCGAGTCCGAGCCGCCGAGCTGGGCGGCCTTTGACGCCGCCAAGCTGGCCGCGCACCGCCTCGTGGCTCAAGCCGAGGCCGGCGGCGAGGTGATCGGCTGGACGGCCGCGATCGCGACATCCGACCGGTGCGCATACGCCGGCGTCGTCGAGCACTCGCTGTACGTCGACGCTCGGGCGCGCGGGCGCGGCGTCGGCGGCGTCCTGCTGCGCGCGCTCATCGCGTCCACCGAGTCCGCCGGGATCTGGACGATCCAGTCGGGCGTGTTCGTCGAGAACGAGGCGAGCCTCGCCCTGCATCGGTCCGCCGGGTTCCGGGTCGTGGGCCACCGCGAGCGCGTCGCCCGCATGGCCTACGGTCCGCTCGCGGGCAGATGGCGCGACGTCGTGCTGCTCGAGCGCCGAAGCCCGGTCGCCGGCGCCTGA